A region from the Candidatus Poribacteria bacterium genome encodes:
- a CDS encoding Gfo/Idh/MocA family oxidoreductase — protein sequence MAGPSVRGSTMRVAVVGLAGVGRVHVDRWSRSDKANLVAVCDIQPEIAQDTADRMGVASYLSVHNLLDSARPDAISVCTPPKSHLPIASAAARRGVHVLVEKPMASSVADCRAIIDACAENGVTLLVGHKKRFVPTIVRLKSLTEGELGRIRFMLHRYPHPWLSDKDWFWQEDDGGGPILENAVHAADTLGFLMGDVERVFAEGDSFFAESRAPQINCAAWTLRFADGGIATVGSGMVSMPAFSFEDFYAATDAGIAEISGSFDNPNRLRWGMRSAPSNATDEVLDADPFALEIDHFIESIRSKTTPIADGVAGMKAVAICRAVKLSAVRREPVTIAEMLAV from the coding sequence ATGGCAGGTCCTTCAGTGCGAGGGAGCACGATGCGAGTCGCAGTTGTCGGATTGGCGGGCGTTGGGCGTGTCCACGTGGATCGATGGAGCCGTAGCGACAAGGCGAACCTGGTCGCGGTCTGCGACATCCAGCCGGAGATCGCCCAGGATACGGCTGACCGAATGGGCGTCGCCTCCTACCTCTCGGTTCACAATCTGCTCGACAGCGCCAGACCCGATGCCATCAGCGTCTGCACACCACCCAAGAGCCATCTGCCCATCGCGTCTGCCGCAGCCCGGAGAGGCGTCCACGTGCTCGTTGAGAAGCCGATGGCGAGCAGTGTCGCGGACTGCCGGGCGATCATCGACGCGTGCGCGGAGAACGGCGTGACATTGCTGGTAGGTCACAAGAAGCGGTTCGTCCCGACCATTGTCCGGCTGAAGTCCCTCACCGAGGGCGAGCTCGGTCGCATCCGGTTCATGCTCCATCGCTACCCGCACCCGTGGCTCTCGGACAAGGACTGGTTCTGGCAGGAGGACGACGGCGGCGGACCCATCCTCGAGAACGCCGTCCATGCGGCAGACACGCTCGGTTTCCTGATGGGCGATGTCGAGCGCGTCTTCGCCGAGGGCGACTCGTTCTTCGCCGAATCGCGCGCGCCGCAGATCAACTGCGCCGCCTGGACGCTGCGATTCGCCGACGGAGGCATCGCCACGGTCGGGTCAGGGATGGTCTCGATGCCTGCGTTCAGCTTCGAGGATTTCTACGCGGCGACCGACGCCGGGATCGCCGAAATCAGTGGCTCGTTCGACAACCCGAATCGCCTCCGGTGGGGGATGCGGTCGGCGCCAAGCAACGCCACGGACGAGGTGCTCGACGCCGATCCTTTCGCGCTCGAGATCGACCACTTCATCGAGTCCATACGCTCGAAGACGACCCCCATCGCCGACGGCGTTGCCGGCATGAAGGCGGTCGCCATATGCCGCGCTGTCAAGCTGTCCGCAGTCCGACGCGAACCCGTCACTATCGCAGAGATGCTTGCCGTCTGA
- a CDS encoding sugar phosphate isomerase/epimerase, translating into MELNLGVLTDEISDDLQLAIDTAKSWGISNIELHRVWGQNICHLCDADLSRALAIVRSSGMPVTCIDSLTLRCALDSDSEYSEHIAHMRRSIELARLFGTNMVRLFAFWKEPQVTDAVWQRIVTRLELPIRIAEREGITLGFENVSSGNIGSSADMKRLLDAFPSPALQVIWDPGNAYAARDELSAAEGYRLLRDRVVHVHVKDCDFHNGERRWLPVGAGKVDYVGFLRALSEDGYGGVIALETHYRPASGDAIEASRASLDGLLAAAARASNE; encoded by the coding sequence ATGGAGCTCAACCTCGGCGTATTGACGGACGAGATCAGCGACGACCTGCAGCTCGCCATCGACACGGCGAAGTCGTGGGGCATATCCAACATCGAACTGCATCGGGTCTGGGGTCAGAACATCTGCCACCTGTGTGACGCCGACCTGAGCCGGGCGCTCGCCATCGTCCGGTCCAGCGGAATGCCCGTCACCTGCATCGACTCGCTGACGCTCCGGTGCGCCCTCGACAGCGACTCGGAGTATTCGGAACACATCGCCCACATGCGCCGGTCCATCGAGCTCGCTCGGCTGTTCGGGACGAACATGGTGCGACTCTTTGCCTTCTGGAAGGAGCCGCAAGTGACGGATGCCGTGTGGCAGCGGATCGTCACGAGGCTCGAACTGCCGATCCGCATCGCGGAACGCGAGGGCATCACGCTCGGGTTCGAGAACGTGTCGTCGGGCAACATCGGTTCGAGCGCCGACATGAAGCGGCTGCTCGACGCATTTCCATCTCCGGCGCTCCAGGTCATCTGGGATCCGGGGAACGCGTACGCGGCCCGCGACGAGCTCTCAGCCGCTGAAGGGTACCGACTGCTGCGGGATCGCGTCGTCCACGTCCACGTGAAAGACTGTGACTTCCACAACGGCGAGCGGCGCTGGCTGCCCGTCGGCGCCGGCAAGGTCGATTACGTCGGCTTCCTGCGCGCCCTGTCAGAGGATGGCTACGGCGGCGTGATCGCCCTCGAAACCCATTATCGGCCAGCCAGTGGAGACGCCATCGAAGCCTCGAGGGCTTCGCTCGACGGTCTGCTCGCCGCCGCAGCCAGAGCGTCGAACGAATAG
- a CDS encoding MoxR family ATPase, with the protein MNAQDVRALNARIEQESRYLDTMLSEIEGVIVGQRQLIERLLVGLIADGHLLLEGVPGLAKTTAVKCLAATIQAKFQRIQFTPDLLPADIIGTVIYHQRDGSFAAKQGPVFANVVLADEVNRAPAKVQSALLEAMQERQVTIGDRTYPLAAPFLVLATQNPIELEGTYPLPEAQIDRFLFKLRIDYPDREAEIEILERGTGSVVPTVRPIATTTQILQSRDTARAVYVDRRVQEYIVDLVRATREPVAVGLPRLKPLLDYGASPRASIFLALAAKAYAYLNHRAYVVPDDVIAVAPDVLRHRLILSYEAEAEELTADDLLTEVMGAVKVP; encoded by the coding sequence ATGAACGCCCAGGACGTACGAGCGCTCAACGCCCGGATCGAGCAGGAGAGCCGCTACCTCGACACGATGCTCTCGGAGATCGAGGGCGTCATCGTCGGGCAGCGGCAGCTCATCGAGCGCTTGCTGGTCGGGCTGATCGCCGACGGGCACCTGCTCCTCGAAGGCGTTCCGGGGCTCGCCAAGACCACTGCCGTCAAGTGCCTCGCAGCGACGATCCAGGCGAAGTTCCAGCGGATCCAGTTCACGCCCGACCTGCTGCCGGCGGACATCATCGGAACGGTCATCTACCATCAGCGAGATGGGTCTTTCGCCGCGAAGCAGGGGCCCGTCTTCGCGAACGTGGTACTCGCAGACGAAGTGAACCGAGCGCCTGCGAAGGTTCAGTCCGCCCTGCTCGAAGCGATGCAAGAGCGGCAAGTCACCATCGGCGACCGCACGTATCCGCTCGCGGCTCCATTCCTCGTGCTGGCGACTCAGAACCCCATCGAGCTCGAGGGAACCTATCCGCTGCCCGAAGCCCAAATCGACCGGTTCCTGTTCAAGCTGCGCATCGACTACCCGGATCGCGAGGCGGAGATCGAGATTCTCGAGCGTGGAACCGGCTCTGTGGTTCCGACCGTGCGTCCCATCGCCACGACGACGCAGATCCTTCAATCGCGCGATACGGCGCGAGCCGTCTACGTGGATCGCCGCGTTCAGGAGTACATCGTCGATCTGGTGCGCGCGACACGAGAACCGGTGGCAGTCGGTCTGCCACGCCTGAAGCCCCTGCTCGACTATGGCGCGTCGCCGAGAGCCTCGATCTTCCTGGCACTGGCAGCGAAGGCGTATGCCTATCTGAACCATCGTGCCTATGTGGTTCCCGACGACGTGATCGCCGTCGCGCCGGACGTGCTCCGACATCGGCTTATCCTGTCCTACGAAGCTGAGGCGGAAGAGCTCACGGCGGACGACCTGCTGACAGAGGTCATGGGAGCCGTCAAGGTTCCGTAG